A genomic segment from Gracilinanus agilis isolate LMUSP501 chromosome 1, AgileGrace, whole genome shotgun sequence encodes:
- the LOC123252231 gene encoding metallothionein-1E-like: protein MDSNCDHVSCGSCTCAGSCKYKSCCYTSYKKSCCFSCPMGWAKCAQSCVCIAPKTENCSCCH from the coding sequence ATGGACTCCAACTGTGACCATGTGAGTTGTGGTTCTTGCACCTGTGCAGGCTCCTGCAAATATAAATCCTGCTGCTATACTTCCTACAAGAAAAGCTGCTGCTTCTCCTGCCCAATGGGATGGGCCAAGTGTGCCCAGAGTTGTGTCTGCATAGCCCCAAAAACTGAGAATTGTAGTTGCTGCCACTGA